A region from the Corylus avellana chromosome ca7, CavTom2PMs-1.0 genome encodes:
- the LOC132187825 gene encoding LRR receptor-like serine/threonine-protein kinase IOS1 translates to MGFKHFNFFALLAGLSLLLVVHAQDQSGFISVACGLPANSSFTEKRTGINYISDATFIDSGIDNSISPDIRRYYQQQVWNLRSFPQGNRNCYTINVRRGTKYLIRANFLHGNYDGKGNLPQFDLYVGPNKWDTIEVVNSSDSVVKELIHVPSLNYIHVCLVNTGLGTPFLSAIEFRPLENATYVTQSGSLALFSRLDTGSKSNQGYRYGNDVYDRYWQPYIQFDWTDLNTSLTIDDSRNVYQPPSVVMSTAATPGNDSAPLEISWESDSATTEYYVYMHFAEVVELNANQSRSFNCTLNGNHWFGPIAPNYNKTITMFSPSALKVEAKYDFSIFKTEKSTLPPIINAIEIYTVKYLLQSDTYQGDVDAIAKIKSTYGIKRIWQGDPCAPKGYAWEGLNCSYDGDTPPRITSLNLSSSGLVGGISADISSLVMLQYLDLSNNNLIGPVPNFLSQLIHLSDLNLERNQLSGSIPAELIARSDNGLLSLSVGDNPNLCGSGSCKKKENNIVVPIVASLGGLLILSLIVAAIFLGLRRRKQQDKTKGIESNIQNVSLESTQRQFTYSELLKITNNFEMILGKGGFGIVYHGKIDDTQVAVKMLSPSSVQGFQQFQSEVKLLMMVHHRNLTTLVGYCYEGTNMGLIYEYMANGDLEAHLSGEKTNILNWEERIQIATDAAQGLEYLHHGCRPPICHRDVKPTNILLNEKFHAKLADFGLSKIFPTDGGTHVSTVVAGTPGYLDPEYYISNWLTEKSDVYSFGVVLLEIITSRPAIEKSNERTHISQWVSLMLAKGDIKSIVDARLRGNFNINSAWKAVEIAMTCVSTTSAKRPTMSQVVVELKESLTIELAYMKEGHEHETTDSIEMIDMNLTTDLTPLAR, encoded by the exons ATGGGGTTCAAAcatttcaatttctttgcaCTGCTCGCGGGTTTGAGTCTTCTACTTGTGGTTCATGCCCAGGATCAATCAG GCTTCATAAGCGTAGCTTGTGGGTTACCAGCGAATTCTAGCTTTACGGAGAAGAGAACAGGCATTAATTACATTTCAGACGCCACCTTCATAGACTCAGGTATAGATAATAGCATATCACCTGATATTAGACGTTACTATCAACAACAGGTATGGAATCTCAGAAGCTTTCCTCAAGGAAACCGTAACTGTTACACCATAAACGTCAGAAGAGGCACTAAATATTTGATCCGAGCAAACTTCTTGCATGGGAATTATGATGGAAAAGGTAATCTACCGCAATTCGATCTGTATGTCGGACCAAATAAGTGGGACACGATCGAAGTGGTGAATTCATCGGATAGTGTCGTCAAGGAGCTCATACATGTCCCATCTCTAAATTATATACATGTCTGTCTAGTAAACACGGGCCTCGGGACACCATTTTTATCAGCAATAGAGTTTAGGCCATTGGAAAATGCCACCTATGTGACACAATCTGGATCATTGGCACTCTTTTCTCGCTTGGATACTGGATCAAAAAGCAATCAAGGATACAG GTATGGAAACGATGTTTATGATCGCTATTGGCAGCCCTATATCCAATTTGACTGGACAGATTTAAACACCTCGCTTACCATTGATGACTCTAGAAATGTTTACCAACCACCATCGGTTGTCATGAGTACTGCCGCCACACCGGGAAATGATAGCGCTCCCTTAGAGATTTCATGGGAGTCAGATTCTGCGACCACAGAATATTATGTCTACATGCACTTTGCTGAAGTTGTAGAGCTCAACGCCAACCAGTCCAGATCATTCAACTGTACCCTGAACGGGAACCACTGGTTTGGACCCATTGCTCCTAATTACAACAAAACAATCACTATGTTTAGCCCATCGGCCCTAAAAGTAGaagcaaaatatgatttttcaatcTTCAAAACTGAAAAGTCAACACTTCCACCCATCATCAACGCGATTGAGATATACACAGTGAAATATCTCTTGCAATCAGACACATACCAAGGAGATG TTGATGCCATTGCAAAAATCAAGTCAACATATGGAATAAAGAGAATTTGGCAAGGAGACCCATGTGCCCCTAAAGGATATGCGTGGGAAGGTCTAAATTGTAGCTATGATGGTGATACTCCTCCTAGAATCACATCCTT GAACTTGTCCTCAAGTGGATTGGTTGGAGGGATATCTGCCGACATATCAAGTCTCGTAATGTTACAATATTT GGATTTATCTAACAACAACTTAATTGGACCGGTGCCTAATTTCTTGTCTCAATTGATACACTTGAGCGATTT AAACTTAGAACGAAACCAATTGTCTGGTTCAATTCCAGCTGAACTAATTGCGAGATCAGATAATGGTTTATTATCATTAAG TGTGGGTGACAATCCAAATCTATGTGGATCTGGTTCGtgtaaaaagaaagagaacaatATTGTTGTTCCAATAGTAGCATCACTTGGTGGATTGTTGATCCTCTCATTGATTGTTGCTGCCATCTTCTTGGGACTTAGAAGGAGAAAACAACAAGATAAGACTAAAG GTATAGAATCCAACATTCAAAATGTATCATTGGAGTCAACACAACGACAATTTACATATTCTGAGCtcttaaaaattacaaataacttTGAAATGATACTTGGTAAGGGTGGATTTGGAATAGTTTACCATGGCAAAATAGATGACACTCAAGTAGCAGTGAAGATGCTCTCTCCATCATCTGTTCAAGGCTTTCAACAATTTCAATCAGAG GTTAAACTTCTTATGATGGTTCATCATAGAAACTTAACTACTCTTGTTGGGTATTGCTATGAAGGAACTAACATGGGGCTCATTTATGAGTACATGGCCAACGGAGACTTAGAAGCACATCTTTCAG GtgagaaaacaaatattttaaattgggaAGAAAGAATCCAAATAGCGACGGATGCAGCACAAG GATTGGAGTATCTGCACCATGGTTGCAGACCACCTATATGTCATAGAGATGTGAAGCCTACAAACATCTTgttaaatgaaaaatttcatGCCAAACTAGCTGATTTTGGACTATCCAAAATTTTTCCCACCGATGGTGGCACTCATGTGTCAACTGTTGTTGCTGGCACCCCTGGGTATTTGGACCCCGA GTACTACATATCAAACTGGCTAACTGAGAAaagtgatgtttatagttttggagtCGTTCTTTTAGAGATAATCACAAGTCGGCCTGCAATAGAAAAATCTAATGAAAGGactcacataagtcaatgggtGAGCTTAATGCTAGCTAAAGGGGATATAAAAAGTATTGTTGATGCTAGGTTGCGAGGAAATTTCAACATCAACTCTGCATGGAAAGCTGTCGAAATAGCTATGACCTGTGTATCTACAACTTCTGCTAAAAGGCCAACCATGAGTCAGGTAGTGGTCGAACTAAAGGAGTCTTTGACAATTGAATTGGCTTACATGAAGGAGGGCCATGAGCACGAAACAACAGATTCAATTGAAATGATCGACATGAATCTGACTACTGATCTCACTCCTTTAGCACGATAA